In Rhodoligotrophos defluvii, a genomic segment contains:
- a CDS encoding transporter substrate-binding domain-containing protein, whose product MKGLLAKLAVAALAITLGAGAAAAQTQTVKVGVAAEPYPPFSEPDAAGNWKGWEIDFMNAMCEAAELKCELTPVAWDGIIPALTSKRIDMIISSMSITPERMKTIDFSDKYYNTLPMVAGAKSEKFDATPEGLKGKVLGVQVSTIHENYAKKHFKDAEIKIYQTQDEANQDLVAGRIDAIQADSIAVEAFLETPEAQACCESKGQVAQDLEVLGPGVGVGLRKGDDELKAKVNAAIAEIRKNGKYDEFSKKYFDFDIYGG is encoded by the coding sequence ATGAAGGGATTGCTTGCGAAACTTGCTGTTGCGGCCTTGGCCATCACCCTGGGCGCGGGCGCCGCTGCCGCGCAGACGCAGACGGTGAAAGTGGGCGTTGCGGCCGAGCCGTATCCGCCGTTCTCCGAGCCGGATGCGGCCGGTAACTGGAAGGGCTGGGAGATCGACTTCATGAACGCGATGTGCGAGGCGGCCGAGCTCAAATGCGAGCTGACACCGGTGGCATGGGACGGCATCATTCCCGCGTTGACCTCGAAGCGCATCGACATGATCATCTCGTCCATGTCGATCACGCCCGAGCGGATGAAGACGATCGACTTCTCCGACAAGTATTATAACACGCTGCCCATGGTCGCCGGCGCGAAGTCGGAGAAATTCGACGCCACACCGGAGGGGCTGAAGGGCAAGGTGCTGGGGGTCCAGGTCTCGACCATTCACGAGAACTATGCCAAGAAGCACTTCAAGGACGCGGAAATCAAGATTTACCAGACTCAGGATGAAGCCAATCAGGACCTGGTCGCCGGCCGCATCGATGCCATCCAGGCCGACAGCATCGCGGTGGAAGCGTTCTTGGAGACGCCTGAGGCCCAGGCCTGCTGCGAGTCGAAGGGGCAGGTCGCCCAGGATCTGGAGGTGCTCGGCCCGGGTGTTGGCGTGGGTCTGCGCAAGGGCGACGACGAGCTGAAGGCCAAGGTGAACGCGGCGATCGCCGAGATCCGCAAGAACGGCAAGTATGACGAGTTCTCGAAGAAGTATTTTGATTTCGACATCTATGGTGGCTGA
- a CDS encoding ATP-binding cassette domain-containing protein, translating to MRADPLATKSVPAVEIIDVHKYFGPLEVLKGVSLAAHDGDVIAIIGASGSGKSTLLRCINMLEVPTSGIVKIRGEEIATKPDGHGGQTIADRRQVQRMRTRLGMVFQNFNLWQHRTLRENVIEVPVHVLGVPKAEAIETANALLERVGLYDKRDVYPAFLSGGQQQRAAIARALAIKPDVMLFDEPTSALDPELVGEVLTVIGDLVREGRTMILVTHEMKFAREVASRIVFLHNGIVEEDGDPETVFTAPKSERLVRFLSSVR from the coding sequence TTGCGCGCGGACCCGCTTGCAACCAAGAGCGTTCCTGCCGTCGAGATCATCGATGTCCACAAGTATTTCGGCCCCTTGGAAGTCCTCAAGGGCGTATCCTTGGCCGCGCATGACGGTGATGTGATCGCCATCATCGGTGCAAGCGGCTCCGGCAAGTCGACCCTGCTCCGCTGCATCAACATGCTGGAGGTGCCAACCTCCGGGATCGTGAAGATCCGCGGCGAAGAGATCGCGACCAAGCCCGATGGGCATGGGGGGCAAACGATCGCCGACCGCCGGCAGGTCCAGCGCATGCGCACGCGCCTCGGCATGGTGTTCCAGAACTTCAACTTGTGGCAGCACCGTACGCTGCGCGAGAATGTCATCGAGGTCCCCGTGCACGTGCTGGGCGTGCCCAAGGCAGAGGCCATCGAAACCGCCAACGCGCTGCTGGAGCGGGTTGGCCTCTATGACAAGCGCGACGTCTATCCGGCCTTCCTGTCGGGCGGCCAGCAGCAGCGCGCGGCCATTGCGCGCGCGCTGGCCATCAAGCCGGATGTCATGCTGTTCGACGAGCCGACTTCGGCGCTCGACCCGGAGCTGGTGGGCGAAGTGCTCACGGTAATCGGCGACCTGGTGCGTGAGGGGCGCACCATGATCCTGGTGACGCACGAGATGAAGTTCGCCCGCGAGGTCGCGAGCCGCATCGTGTTCCTGCACAACGGCATCGTGGAAGAAGACGGTGATCCCGAGACAGTGTTCACCGCGCCGAAGTCCGAGCGGCTGGTCAGATTCCTGAGTTCCGTCCGGTGA
- a CDS encoding TetR family transcriptional regulator C-terminal domain-containing protein, translated as MPKPDPAGSHTTRRRFRRVEQHVRKQDLIRATLDCVAEKGLQAATVREVAVRAGVTNGLIRHYFACKDQMIYEAYRVTMQEMIVMARSAASAAQSPRDRLRIFIEANLTEPVLDIRRLTLWASFISRIHVDVTMAEIHREGYLGYCREFEAMLGDVLREAGRASSPDLCRRYAIKLNAIIDGLWLEGCLASELFQGDALAAIGIEAAEAVLGLSLREKLVEPQRLRAVAGE; from the coding sequence ATGCCTAAGCCAGATCCCGCAGGCTCCCACACCACGCGGCGGCGGTTTCGCCGGGTGGAGCAGCACGTCCGCAAGCAGGATCTGATTCGCGCAACATTGGATTGCGTGGCGGAAAAGGGGCTCCAGGCGGCAACCGTGCGCGAAGTGGCGGTGCGGGCCGGCGTGACCAACGGGCTGATCCGCCATTACTTCGCCTGCAAGGATCAGATGATCTACGAAGCCTACCGCGTGACGATGCAGGAGATGATCGTCATGGCGCGGTCGGCAGCAAGCGCCGCCCAGAGCCCGCGCGACCGGCTGCGGATCTTCATCGAAGCCAATCTCACCGAGCCGGTTCTGGACATCAGGCGGCTGACCTTGTGGGCGAGCTTCATCAGCCGCATCCACGTGGATGTGACCATGGCCGAGATCCACCGGGAGGGCTATCTCGGCTATTGCCGGGAATTCGAGGCGATGCTGGGCGACGTGCTGCGGGAGGCGGGCAGGGCAAGCAGCCCGGACTTGTGCCGCCGCTACGCGATCAAGCTCAATGCCATCATCGATGGCCTGTGGCTCGAAGGGTGTCTGGCGAGCGAGCTGTTCCAGGGCGATGCGCTCGCCGCGATCGGCATCGAGGCGGCGGAAGCGGTGCTCGGCCTATCGCTGCGCGAGAAGCTGGTTGAGCCGCAGCGGCTGCGGGCGGTGGCGGGCGAGTAG
- a CDS encoding JAB domain-containing protein: MQAERVGALKKRACSLPSEIATEGISDKELWEYIVARAVPEGDAFAAAEWILEKHKRLGIALWDCEKLPISSPVVEAVCREIRFMLEVCCRVSRAKLENGRAIKRHSEIIEYCRTRLASEQQERFHLLCFNTRFTLMADEALPTRQEHDIGDYHKTIAHRSLHFGSSAIVLAQNRPCGDPAPSQRDVQLTQDVVKCLKPLGISVLDHVIVARGLVTSFQQLGVL, translated from the coding sequence ATGCAAGCTGAGAGAGTGGGAGCCCTCAAGAAGAGGGCTTGTTCGCTGCCGTCTGAAATCGCCACGGAAGGCATATCTGACAAGGAATTGTGGGAATATATTGTGGCGCGCGCCGTTCCGGAGGGCGATGCCTTTGCGGCGGCGGAATGGATTTTGGAGAAGCACAAGCGCCTCGGCATAGCGCTTTGGGATTGTGAGAAACTCCCGATTTCTTCGCCGGTGGTGGAGGCGGTCTGTCGTGAAATTCGGTTCATGCTGGAGGTGTGCTGCCGCGTCTCGCGCGCCAAGCTCGAAAACGGCAGGGCGATAAAGCGCCATAGCGAGATTATCGAATATTGCAGAACAAGGCTGGCTTCGGAACAGCAGGAGCGATTTCATCTTCTCTGCTTCAACACGCGATTCACGCTTATGGCTGATGAAGCGCTTCCAACCCGGCAAGAACACGACATTGGCGATTACCATAAGACGATCGCGCATCGCTCGCTTCATTTCGGCTCGTCGGCGATCGTTCTCGCCCAAAATCGCCCCTGTGGCGATCCTGCGCCATCACAACGCGACGTTCAGCTCACGCAGGACGTGGTGAAGTGCCTCAAGCCTCTGGGCATTAGCGTCCTCGATCACGTGATTGTCGCACGCGGTCTTGTGACCAGCTTTCAGCAACTCGGCGTGCTCTAG
- a CDS encoding ABC transporter substrate-binding protein: MSRIARFAGACALALGLVAGVGQPAFAQEGVKIGILNDQSSVYSDITGAGSVAAAQMAIEDFGGEVLGKPIELVFADHQHKPDNGSAIARRWFDNEHVDAIFDIYSSGVALAVQSVAEEKDKILVVSMASSRDISGKNCSSHGMQWANDGYAVANLTVKGASTAEASTWYFITVDYTAGHSIERDASKAVEAAGGKVLGSARFPLGTKDFSSFLLQAQASGAKNIGFIGGGADMINSIKQANEFQIAAAGQRFVPFSLTPQDVYVLGNDVTKGMPVVLSFHWTASDETKAWKDRFLEKTGRMPSDPQANIYSAVTHYLKAVKAAGTKDTAAVLAKMKSMPVEDFFTKGAMIREDGRLMRQLYYAEVKAPEEMADKDDLLKLVRSVPGEEVFVPVAESDCKLLKK; this comes from the coding sequence ATGAGCCGTATTGCGCGGTTTGCAGGCGCGTGTGCGTTGGCGCTCGGCCTTGTGGCTGGTGTCGGCCAGCCGGCCTTTGCCCAAGAGGGCGTGAAGATCGGCATTCTCAACGACCAGTCGAGCGTGTACTCGGACATTACCGGGGCCGGGTCGGTCGCCGCCGCACAGATGGCGATCGAGGATTTCGGTGGCGAGGTCTTGGGCAAGCCCATCGAGCTGGTCTTTGCCGACCATCAGCATAAGCCGGATAACGGCTCCGCGATCGCCCGCCGCTGGTTCGACAATGAGCATGTGGATGCGATCTTCGACATCTACAGCTCGGGCGTGGCGCTCGCCGTGCAATCGGTGGCCGAGGAGAAGGACAAGATCCTGGTCGTTTCCATGGCCAGCAGCCGGGACATCAGCGGCAAGAACTGCTCCAGCCATGGCATGCAATGGGCCAATGACGGCTATGCGGTTGCGAACCTTACGGTGAAGGGCGCATCGACCGCGGAGGCTTCCACCTGGTACTTCATCACTGTGGATTACACGGCCGGCCACAGCATCGAGCGCGACGCCAGCAAGGCGGTGGAAGCGGCCGGCGGCAAGGTGCTGGGCAGCGCCCGCTTCCCGCTGGGCACCAAGGATTTCAGCTCCTTCCTGCTGCAGGCGCAGGCCTCGGGCGCCAAGAATATCGGGTTCATCGGCGGCGGTGCCGACATGATCAACTCGATCAAGCAGGCCAATGAGTTTCAGATCGCCGCGGCCGGCCAGCGGTTCGTGCCCTTTTCCCTCACGCCTCAGGATGTCTATGTGCTTGGCAATGACGTCACCAAGGGCATGCCGGTGGTGCTGAGCTTCCACTGGACCGCCAGCGACGAGACCAAGGCCTGGAAGGATCGCTTTCTCGAGAAGACCGGGCGCATGCCCAGCGACCCGCAGGCCAACATCTACAGCGCGGTCACCCATTATCTGAAGGCGGTCAAGGCTGCGGGAACGAAGGATACGGCCGCGGTGCTGGCCAAGATGAAGTCCATGCCGGTTGAGGACTTCTTCACGAAGGGCGCCATGATCCGCGAGGATGGCCGCCTGATGCGCCAGCTCTATTATGCCGAGGTGAAGGCGCCGGAAGAGATGGCCGACAAGGACGATCTCCTCAAGCTGGTGCGCAGCGTGCCTGGTGAAGAGGTGTTCGTGCCCGTGGCTGAGAGCGATTGCAAGCTGCTGAAGAAGTAA
- a CDS encoding MarR family winged helix-turn-helix transcriptional regulator — protein MNKKAKVAPSAEPVDRHSANELNNRLFFRLIQAGNIYHRQAMRELRITGVQGAVLGALSQDLEHGMPFSKLADYMGVSRQNLDAVLKRLERMDLVERVEKPEDRRVRLVRLTPAGLHYWNDLFKYALIFYEQAASGLTHQEKMLFLDLISRIARGLRSVDLSSFNPVYPPSPRKRRSPKASGA, from the coding sequence ATGAACAAGAAAGCGAAGGTGGCGCCAAGCGCCGAACCGGTCGACCGTCATTCGGCCAACGAGCTGAACAACAGGCTGTTCTTCCGGCTGATCCAGGCCGGCAACATCTATCACCGTCAAGCCATGCGGGAGCTGCGCATTACCGGCGTGCAGGGCGCGGTGCTCGGCGCGCTCTCGCAGGATCTCGAACACGGCATGCCGTTTTCGAAGCTCGCGGACTATATGGGCGTGAGCCGGCAGAACCTCGATGCGGTGCTGAAGCGGCTCGAGCGCATGGACCTGGTGGAGCGGGTGGAGAAGCCGGAGGACCGCCGGGTCCGCCTGGTCCGACTGACGCCCGCCGGCCTGCACTATTGGAACGACCTGTTCAAGTACGCGCTCATCTTCTACGAGCAGGCAGCCAGCGGCCTTACCCACCAGGAGAAGATGCTGTTCCTCGACCTGATCAGCCGGATCGCGCGCGGCCTTCGCTCGGTCGACCTGTCGTCGTTCAACCCGGTGTATCCGCCCTCGCCACGGAAGCGCCGGAGCCCCAAGGCATCCGGCGCTTGA
- a CDS encoding acetyl-CoA carboxylase family protein: MISKLFIANRGEIALRIARAAADLGIPYVAAHPADDAASLHVRNAELAMQLPGRGASAYLDIDALVAAAVSSGCDAVHPGYGFLSENPAFARKVRESGLVFVGPRPQVLELFGDKAAARQLARSCGIPMLDGTEGPTSLEDARRFFASLQPGEMAIIKAVAGGGGRGIRIVRSAEALDEAYEQCRSEALMSFGQDGVYIERYLSRARHIEVQIAGDGREIVHFGERECTVQRRHQKVVEIAPSPTLRPEMRERLCQAAIALGKAVSYEGLGTVEFLVSDDGARFAFTEVNPRLQVEHTVTEEVFGIDLVATQIRLAEGRSLAELGFAPGESLAPRGHAIQLRINMERLDSQGRTAPSSGTIKAYELPTGPGIRIDGFGYAGYRTSTLYDSLLAKLIVHSPSSAYADAVRRAQRALKEFRVTGVGTNIPLLQALLDHPDFRSNNLHTTFLEERIGELVAAMPAAAEAPAKSHRSATAERRNLRDEVDPLALFSATSNGTAVAALVSAVADDHGYLQAAPLQGTIIKLAVEPGSAVAKGQTVAVMEAMKMEHLVTAEVAGTVRWLHVTEGDTVFEGEPLLSIEEGEAGGADGPDEQSVDLDEIRGDLAQVLARQAMLMDAARPDAVARRRKTGQRTVRENIADLCDEGSFIEYGGLAIAAQSSRRSFEQLLAMSPADGMVTGLGTVNGKLFDDERARCAVMGYDYTVFAGTQGIMNHHKTDRILELADRWSMPVVLFAEGGGGRPGDDWPSPAVLHTPTFRDFGALSGKVPTIGIVSGRCFAGNAALLGACNVIIATRNTTLGMGGPAMIEGGGLGVFPPEVVGPMSVQVPNGVVDIPVEDEAEAVKAAKAYLSYFQGPVSEWDCADQRLLRHAVPENRLRAYDIRALIATLADRDSVLELRRGFGRAMVTALTRIEGRPIGIIANNSQHLGGAIDADAADKAARFIQLCDAFDIPVLALCDTPGMMVGPEVEKTAHVRHCSRMFVAGARVKVPYFTVVLRKGYGLGALAMAAGSTHASVFTLAWPTAEFGAMGIEGSVKLGYRRELEAIADPAERRAWFERKVAEEYEKNKALNAATMLEVDNVIDPAETRRWLVRGLKALPPRRGKPLGNGQLLDTW, encoded by the coding sequence ATGATCTCGAAGCTATTCATAGCAAATCGTGGTGAAATCGCATTGCGGATTGCGCGGGCGGCCGCCGATCTTGGCATCCCGTACGTTGCCGCCCATCCTGCTGATGATGCGGCCTCCCTGCATGTGCGCAATGCCGAGCTGGCGATGCAGCTTCCCGGCCGCGGGGCCTCCGCCTATCTCGATATCGACGCGCTCGTGGCGGCGGCCGTCTCCAGCGGCTGCGATGCGGTGCATCCTGGCTATGGCTTCCTGAGTGAAAATCCCGCCTTCGCCCGCAAAGTGCGGGAGAGCGGCCTCGTCTTCGTCGGGCCGCGGCCCCAGGTGCTGGAGCTGTTCGGCGATAAGGCGGCGGCGCGGCAGCTCGCCCGCTCCTGCGGCATCCCGATGCTGGATGGCACCGAAGGACCGACCAGCCTGGAAGACGCGCGCCGCTTCTTCGCCAGCCTTCAGCCGGGCGAGATGGCCATCATCAAGGCGGTGGCCGGCGGCGGCGGCCGTGGCATCCGCATCGTGCGCTCGGCCGAGGCGCTGGACGAAGCTTATGAGCAGTGCCGGTCGGAAGCGCTGATGTCCTTCGGGCAGGACGGCGTCTATATCGAGCGCTATCTGTCGCGCGCCCGCCATATCGAAGTGCAGATCGCCGGTGATGGCCGCGAAATCGTTCATTTCGGCGAGCGCGAATGCACCGTGCAGCGGCGGCATCAGAAGGTGGTGGAGATCGCACCGAGCCCTACCTTGCGCCCCGAAATGCGGGAGCGGCTGTGCCAGGCCGCCATCGCCCTCGGCAAGGCCGTCTCGTACGAAGGGCTGGGCACGGTCGAATTCCTCGTCTCGGACGATGGCGCCCGTTTCGCCTTCACCGAGGTCAATCCGCGCCTGCAGGTCGAGCATACGGTGACCGAGGAGGTGTTCGGCATCGACCTGGTCGCAACCCAGATCAGGCTGGCCGAGGGGCGCTCCCTGGCGGAGCTGGGCTTCGCGCCCGGCGAGAGCCTCGCGCCGCGCGGTCATGCCATCCAGCTGCGCATCAACATGGAGCGGCTCGACAGCCAGGGTCGCACCGCGCCTTCGAGCGGCACGATCAAGGCCTATGAGCTGCCCACCGGTCCGGGCATCCGCATCGACGGCTTCGGCTATGCCGGCTACCGCACCTCCACCCTTTACGATTCACTGCTGGCCAAGCTCATCGTCCATTCGCCCAGCAGCGCCTATGCCGATGCGGTGCGCCGGGCGCAGCGGGCGCTGAAGGAATTCCGCGTGACCGGCGTCGGCACCAATATCCCGCTGCTGCAGGCTCTGCTCGACCATCCCGATTTCCGCAGCAACAACCTGCACACCACCTTCCTCGAAGAGCGCATCGGCGAGCTCGTCGCGGCCATGCCGGCTGCGGCCGAGGCGCCCGCCAAGAGCCATCGCAGCGCAACGGCGGAGCGCAGGAACCTGCGCGACGAGGTGGACCCCCTCGCCCTGTTCAGCGCCACCAGCAATGGCACCGCGGTCGCGGCCCTGGTCTCCGCGGTTGCCGACGATCACGGCTATCTCCAGGCCGCCCCCCTGCAGGGCACCATCATCAAGCTGGCCGTGGAACCGGGCAGTGCCGTGGCCAAGGGCCAGACGGTGGCCGTGATGGAAGCCATGAAGATGGAGCATCTCGTCACCGCCGAAGTGGCGGGCACGGTGCGCTGGCTCCATGTCACGGAAGGCGACACGGTGTTCGAAGGCGAGCCGCTCCTGTCCATCGAAGAGGGCGAAGCGGGTGGGGCGGACGGCCCGGACGAGCAGTCCGTGGATCTGGATGAGATCCGTGGCGACCTGGCCCAGGTGCTCGCGCGGCAAGCCATGCTCATGGACGCGGCTCGCCCCGATGCGGTGGCGCGGCGGCGCAAGACCGGCCAGCGGACCGTGCGCGAGAACATCGCCGATCTGTGCGACGAGGGTAGCTTCATCGAATATGGCGGGCTCGCGATAGCCGCCCAGAGCTCGCGCCGCAGCTTCGAGCAGCTTCTGGCCATGAGCCCGGCCGACGGGATGGTGACTGGGCTCGGCACCGTCAACGGCAAGCTGTTCGATGACGAGCGGGCCCGCTGCGCTGTCATGGGCTATGACTACACCGTGTTTGCGGGCACCCAGGGGATCATGAACCACCACAAGACCGACCGCATCCTGGAGCTCGCCGACCGCTGGTCCATGCCGGTCGTGCTGTTTGCGGAAGGGGGCGGCGGCCGGCCGGGCGATGATTGGCCATCGCCAGCGGTGCTCCATACCCCCACCTTCCGCGATTTCGGCGCGCTGAGCGGCAAGGTGCCGACCATCGGCATCGTGTCCGGCCGCTGCTTTGCCGGTAATGCCGCGCTGCTCGGCGCCTGCAACGTCATCATCGCCACCAGGAACACCACTCTGGGCATGGGCGGCCCCGCCATGATCGAAGGCGGCGGCCTCGGCGTGTTCCCGCCCGAAGTTGTCGGCCCCATGAGCGTGCAGGTGCCGAACGGGGTCGTCGATATTCCCGTCGAGGACGAGGCGGAGGCGGTGAAGGCCGCCAAGGCCTACCTCTCCTATTTCCAGGGCCCGGTTTCCGAATGGGATTGCGCGGACCAGCGCCTGCTGCGCCACGCCGTACCGGAGAACCGACTGCGCGCCTATGATATCCGCGCGCTGATCGCCACCCTGGCCGACCGGGACAGCGTGCTGGAGCTGCGCCGCGGCTTCGGCCGGGCCATGGTCACCGCGCTCACCCGCATCGAAGGCCGGCCGATCGGCATCATCGCCAACAATTCCCAGCATCTGGGCGGAGCCATCGATGCGGACGCGGCCGACAAGGCTGCCCGCTTCATCCAGCTGTGCGATGCCTTCGACATCCCCGTTCTCGCCCTCTGCGACACGCCGGGGATGATGGTGGGGCCGGAGGTGGAGAAAACCGCCCATGTGCGCCACTGCTCGCGCATGTTCGTGGCCGGCGCGCGGGTCAAGGTTCCCTATTTCACCGTGGTGCTGCGCAAGGGCTATGGCCTGGGCGCCCTGGCCATGGCGGCGGGCTCGACCCATGCCTCCGTATTCACCCTGGCCTGGCCCACGGCGGAATTCGGCGCCATGGGCATCGAAGGCAGCGTCAAGCTCGGCTATCGGCGCGAGCTCGAAGCCATTGCCGACCCCGCCGAGCGGCGGGCCTGGTTCGAACGGAAGGTTGCCGAGGAATACGAGAAGAACAAGGCGCTGAACGCCGCGACCATGCTGGAAGTGGACAATGTGATCGACCCGGCCGAGACGCGCCGCTGGCTCGTGCGCGGCCTGAAAGCCCTGCCGCCGCGCCGCGGCAAGCCGCTCGGCAACGGCCAATTGCTGGATACGTGGTGA